From the genome of Candidatus Methylomirabilota bacterium:
GACCGGGTCCCTCGCTGAAGCCGATCGACTCGCCGGCGAGCACGACCATCGGGATCTGCTCGTGCACCGCGGCGCGCAACGCCATGGTGGCGTGCAGGGCGCCCACGGTCGTGTGGATCATCGCCGCCGGCAGCTTGCCCGACGCCTTGGCGTAGCCGCTGGCCATGGCGACCGCCACTTCCTCGTGGCGCGTGGAGCAATACCGTGGGATCTGCCGCTCGGCCCCCGACGGCTTGGCCAGGTGCTCCCAGACCGGCGACCATTCCGAGCCGGGCGAGGCGAAGATCCACTCCACGCCCATCTCGTGCAGCAAGCGAAGCAGCGCTTCGGCCCCGCTCAGTCCCGTGGTGTCCATGGTGGTTTCCTCGTGAGGCGCGGGCGAGTCTACGGCCGCGGGGACCGGCCCGTCAACCGCGCCTCCAGCAGGCTGCGCAGCCGGCCGGGCTCGAGCGGCATCTCGCGGAGCCGGATGCCCAGCGGCGTCAACGCATCCTCGATCGCCTCGGCCAGCACGGCCGGGCCCGGAATGGCGCCCGCCTCGCCGACGCCCTTGATGCCGAGCGGGTTCAGCGGCGAGGGGGTCTCCAGATGCGCCACCTCGATGTCGGGCACCTCCATGGCGGTCGGCATCAGAAAGTCCATGAACGTCGTCGTGAGCGGCTGGCCGCTCGCATCGTAGACGATGCGCTCGTAGAGCGCGCCGCCGAGCCCCTGGGCGACGCCGCCGCGGATCTGCCCGTCCACGATCGTGGGGTTGACGATGGTCCCGCAGTCGTGCTGCACGACGTAGCGGAGCACCTCCACCCGACCGGTCGCGATGTCGACATCGACGACGACGGCGTGGCAGCCGCTGGCGAACGTGGAGTGCGGTGGGGCGTAGTACCCGAAAGCCTCGAGCCCCGGCTCCTCTCCCGCCTCGAGCACGGCGCCGGCCCGAGGCTTGACCAGCCGCAGGGCCGCCTCCGTCGCTTCCTTGCCGTAGGCGTAGCGGATCGGGTTCGCCACCGTGGCCAGCGCCCCCAGGGCCAGGGCCTTGTCCGGCGCCCCCCGGACGCGGACGGCGCCGTCGACGACCTCCAGGTCGTCCGCTGAGACCTCCAGCAGGCTGGCGGCTAGACGTACGGCCTTGTCGCGCACTTTGACGGCGGCGGCGTGGATGGCGTTGCCGCTCGTCACCAGCCCGCGGCTCGCGTACGTGCCGGCGCCCCAGTTGAACTTCCGCGTGTCGCCCGTGACGACGGTCACGTCGGCCGGGGCGCAGCCCAGCGCGTCGGCGGCGATCTGCGCAAAGGTCGTCGGGTGTCCCTGCCCCTGCGTGGTCAACCCCGTCGCCACGAACACGTTACCGCTGGGCTCCACGCGGACGTGCGCGCCCTCGTAGGGCCCGATGCCGGTGCCCTCGACGTAGCAGGCCACGCCGAGGCCGAGGTAGCGACCCCGGGCCCGCGCCTCGGCTTGCTGCGCGCGAAAGGCACGGGCGCCGATGATCTCGAGCGCCATCTCCAGACCGGCCGGGTAGTTGCCGCTGTCGTACCGGGTGGGACCGCCGTCCTGGAAGGTGAGCCCCACGTCCCAGGGAAACTCGTCGGGCCGGATGAAGTTGCGGCGTCGCACGTCGGCCGGCTCGAGCCCCAGCTCGCGCGCGATCAGCCCGATCACGCGCTCCATGACGAAGACGCCATGGGGGCGGCCGGCGCCGCGATAGGGGCTGACGCTGACCGTGTTGGTATAGGCCACGTCGAACTCGACCTGGTAGTTCCGGAGACGGTACGGGCCGGGCAGCTGGGTCGCGGTGATGACCGGCACGACGATTCCGTACGGCGTGTAGGCCCCCGTGTCGTGGACGAACCGATCGCGCAGCCCGAGGATCGTCCCCTCGGCATCGATCGC
Proteins encoded in this window:
- the cutA gene encoding aerobic carbon-monoxide dehydrogenase large subunit; protein product: MSTRTIGARIPRNEDPRLLRGLGCFVDDLRPAGVLQAACLRSPHAHARVVRIDASRARALPGVHLVATAAELGELNAPGPLLIPHPALVHPRTQRPLAAGEVRYVGEMVAFVVADDRYVAEDALEAIAVEYEPMPAVVDPVEALREGAPRVHGDVPGNRAAHFPQRVGDPDGAFRRAHRVLRERLRIERSCGSPIETRGVVADWDRRGGILRVWTSTQAPLPIKNGLARMFGLPEFQVEVVAPDVGGGFGTKIMLFYPEEILVPWASLRLGRPVKWTEDRREHLLAANQERGQVHDVEVAIDAEGTILGLRDRFVHDTGAYTPYGIVVPVITATQLPGPYRLRNYQVEFDVAYTNTVSVSPYRGAGRPHGVFVMERVIGLIARELGLEPADVRRRNFIRPDEFPWDVGLTFQDGGPTRYDSGNYPAGLEMALEIIGARAFRAQQAEARARGRYLGLGVACYVEGTGIGPYEGAHVRVEPSGNVFVATGLTTQGQGHPTTFAQIAADALGCAPADVTVVTGDTRKFNWGAGTYASRGLVTSGNAIHAAAVKVRDKAVRLAASLLEVSADDLEVVDGAVRVRGAPDKALALGALATVANPIRYAYGKEATEAALRLVKPRAGAVLEAGEEPGLEAFGYYAPPHSTFASGCHAVVVDVDIATGRVEVLRYVVQHDCGTIVNPTIVDGQIRGGVAQGLGGALYERIVYDASGQPLTTTFMDFLMPTAMEVPDIEVAHLETPSPLNPLGIKGVGEAGAIPGPAVLAEAIEDALTPLGIRLREMPLEPGRLRSLLEARLTGRSPRP